A genomic window from Periweissella cryptocerci includes:
- the map gene encoding type I methionyl aminopeptidase, with amino-acid sequence MISLKSPREIEAMKTSGAVIAGMHNELKDFIKPGVESWAIEVFCRNYIESHGGYCEQLDVPGYKWATCVAINDYVCHAIPRHGVFLKEGDIVTVDTVVNLDGAMSDSAWTFTVGEVSAETQRLVDATKKALYLGIDQAVVGNRIGDIGAAIQGYIEDEMGFGDVREYIGHGIGPTMHEDPAVPHYGTAGKGLRLKEGMTITIEPMVNAGGDWRTAPIQEDEEWDAAKTTDGSYSAQFEHTIAITKEGPKILTSQDAVFDAKYL; translated from the coding sequence ATGATTAGTTTAAAATCACCACGCGAAATTGAAGCAATGAAGACCTCAGGTGCAGTAATTGCGGGGATGCACAATGAATTGAAAGATTTCATCAAGCCCGGTGTTGAAAGTTGGGCAATTGAAGTATTCTGTCGTAACTATATTGAAAGCCACGGTGGTTACTGTGAACAGCTCGATGTTCCTGGTTATAAGTGGGCTACTTGTGTCGCAATTAACGACTATGTTTGTCATGCGATTCCACGCCACGGTGTTTTCTTAAAAGAAGGCGATATTGTGACTGTTGATACTGTAGTTAACTTGGACGGTGCGATGTCAGACTCAGCTTGGACTTTCACTGTCGGTGAAGTTAGCGCAGAAACACAACGATTGGTTGATGCAACCAAAAAAGCTTTGTACCTTGGTATTGACCAAGCTGTTGTCGGCAACCGCATTGGTGATATTGGTGCGGCAATTCAAGGCTACATTGAAGACGAAATGGGCTTTGGTGACGTGCGTGAATATATCGGACATGGAATTGGACCTACGATGCACGAAGACCCTGCTGTGCCACACTATGGAACTGCTGGTAAAGGTCTACGCCTTAAGGAAGGTATGACTATTACAATCGAACCCATGGTTAATGCCGGTGGTGACTGGCGGACTGCTCCAATTCAAGAAGATGAAGAATGGGATGCTGCAAAGACCACAGATGGCTCATATTCAGCTCAATTTGAACACACTATTGCGATTACTAAAGAAGGACCAAAGATTTTAACTTCACAAGATGCTGTATTTGATGCTAAATACTTGTAA
- a CDS encoding sugar transferase, whose translation MRAQSIIYLFFKRIADIILSLIALILLSPIFLLIVALYKFADPQQSIFYKQMRVGKNHKMFYIYKFRSMIPNADEVLHANKELYAKFVANGYKLPTEEDPRITKFGAWLRKSSVDEIPQFINILKGEMSVVGPRPIVEDELVEYHTEERVAMFLSVKPGAMGLWQASGRSNIEYPERADLELSYVEAASLGFDIKIMFMTIFSIIKSDGAF comes from the coding sequence ATGCGAGCTCAATCAATTATTTATTTATTCTTTAAGCGGATTGCTGACATTATTTTGTCACTAATTGCGCTAATCCTTCTTAGTCCGATTTTCTTATTGATTGTCGCACTGTATAAATTTGCTGACCCCCAACAATCAATTTTTTATAAACAAATGCGCGTTGGGAAAAATCATAAAATGTTTTATATTTACAAATTTCGTTCAATGATTCCCAATGCTGATGAAGTTTTACATGCGAATAAGGAATTGTACGCTAAATTTGTGGCGAATGGTTATAAGTTACCCACAGAAGAAGATCCCCGGATTACCAAGTTCGGTGCGTGGTTACGGAAGTCGTCGGTCGATGAAATTCCACAATTTATTAATATTCTAAAGGGTGAAATGAGTGTCGTTGGCCCACGACCAATCGTGGAAGATGAACTAGTTGAATATCATACCGAGGAACGGGTGGCTATGTTTTTATCCGTGAAACCTGGAGCGATGGGACTATGGCAAGCAAGCGGTCGGAGTAATATTGAATACCCTGAACGTGCTGATTTAGAGCTAAGCTATGTTGAGGCAGCCTCGCTTGGATTTGATATAAAAATCATGTTTATGACAATCTTTTCAATTATTAAAAGTGATGGTGCATTCTAA
- a CDS encoding ABC transporter ATP-binding protein encodes MAEERKLKVRARYVTKQYDLLVKKSDKVKALFNPFSNGLQSFWSLKGISFDVYEGETIGLIGVNGSGKSTLSNIISGIIPPTSGELEVNGETSIIAIGAGLRGQLTGRENIHLKSLMMGMTNSEIAQHMEDVINFADLGDFIDQPVKSYSSGMKSRLGFSIAAYDDPDILIIDEALSVGDETFYQKALDKMVEFREQGKTIFFVSHVMSQVEMFTDKTAWIQYGELKEFGPTAEVLAHYKEWNSWFKKLPKSEKGEYQAAQKELQKEFTVEQLRKNIENDPEHDYSATDAKILTASAISGDKMPATTLVLWTALTVLWFVVAYMTFH; translated from the coding sequence TTGGCTGAAGAACGTAAATTAAAGGTTCGTGCACGTTATGTCACGAAGCAATATGACTTATTAGTCAAAAAGTCAGATAAAGTTAAAGCACTCTTTAATCCATTTAGTAATGGTCTCCAAAGTTTCTGGTCATTAAAGGGAATCAGTTTTGATGTTTATGAAGGCGAAACAATTGGTCTTATCGGGGTTAATGGTTCTGGTAAATCAACGCTTTCAAACATTATTAGTGGGATTATCCCACCAACTTCTGGTGAACTTGAAGTTAATGGTGAAACTTCAATCATTGCGATTGGGGCCGGCTTGCGTGGTCAATTGACGGGACGTGAAAACATCCACTTGAAATCATTGATGATGGGGATGACTAATTCCGAGATTGCGCAACATATGGAAGATGTGATTAACTTTGCTGATTTGGGCGATTTTATTGACCAACCGGTTAAGAGTTACTCATCAGGGATGAAGTCACGACTTGGTTTTTCAATCGCGGCCTATGATGATCCTGATATTTTAATTATTGATGAAGCTTTGTCAGTTGGTGATGAAACCTTCTATCAAAAAGCACTTGATAAGATGGTCGAATTCCGTGAACAAGGTAAGACAATCTTTTTCGTTTCTCACGTGATGTCACAAGTGGAAATGTTCACTGATAAAACAGCGTGGATTCAGTACGGTGAATTAAAGGAATTTGGACCAACTGCAGAAGTCCTTGCGCACTATAAGGAATGGAATTCTTGGTTTAAGAAGCTTCCTAAGTCTGAAAAGGGCGAATATCAAGCCGCACAAAAGGAATTACAAAAAGAATTTACAGTTGAACAATTACGCAAGAATATTGAAAATGATCCCGAGCATGATTATTCAGCAACGGATGCTAAAATATTGACGGCTAGCGCTATTTCTGGTGATAAAATGCCAGCAACAACGTTGGTATTGTGGACTGCGCTCACTGTACTTTGGTTTGTAGTTGCGTACATGACATTCCATTAA
- a CDS encoding ABC transporter permease, producing the protein MKELFEIIKEHLSHMGIIMRLARYEDKANNQGNYLGMLWQFLNPAFQVGTYYLVFGLGLKSNGDPEAGVPYIVWMLFGLSTWFFMNGSFMAGISSITSKVAMVSKMKFPISILPTVRYVSELTSFWAMMAISFVSMLVAGVPITTHILQFFYYFFAMTALMFVFGIFNATINVLIPDYKMLMTSVMRLLFWASGAIWNISQLPPKIADVIKLNPFFYVVNGMRDSFLSQSWFWSADRIQYTIMFWAFVVGLGLVGSHLHMKFRSRFIDFI; encoded by the coding sequence TTGAAAGAATTATTTGAAATTATAAAAGAGCACTTGAGTCACATGGGAATTATCATGCGACTTGCTCGTTATGAAGATAAAGCCAATAACCAAGGTAACTATCTTGGGATGCTATGGCAATTTTTGAATCCAGCGTTCCAAGTTGGGACTTATTACTTGGTTTTCGGTTTAGGATTGAAGAGCAATGGTGATCCTGAAGCAGGGGTACCATATATTGTGTGGATGTTGTTTGGACTTTCAACTTGGTTCTTCATGAATGGTTCATTTATGGCCGGTATTTCTAGTATCACTAGTAAAGTTGCCATGGTTTCTAAGATGAAATTTCCAATTAGTATCTTACCAACTGTGCGCTACGTGAGTGAATTAACTTCATTCTGGGCGATGATGGCAATTTCATTTGTATCAATGTTGGTAGCAGGTGTGCCAATTACAACGCACATTTTGCAATTCTTCTATTACTTCTTTGCAATGACAGCTTTGATGTTTGTCTTCGGGATTTTCAATGCAACAATTAACGTGTTGATTCCTGATTACAAGATGTTGATGACTTCAGTGATGCGTTTGCTGTTCTGGGCATCTGGTGCCATTTGGAATATTAGTCAATTGCCACCTAAGATTGCGGATGTTATCAAGTTAAACCCATTCTTCTACGTGGTTAACGGGATGCGTGATTCATTCTTATCACAATCTTGGTTCTGGTCAGCAGACCGAATCCAATATACCATAATGTTCTGGGCATTTGTGGTTGGTTTAGGCTTAGTTGGTAGCCACCTTCACATGAAGTTCCGTTCACGATTTATTGATTTTATTTAA
- a CDS encoding competence/damage-inducible protein A produces the protein MQAEIIAVGTEILLGQITDTNSPLVARELVALDIDTHFQTVVGDNEERLLSALEIASQRADLIITIGGLGPTPDDLSKQTVAKFVDQNLAVNQAAMDKIEAWHAETGRPMAENNRLQALYLAAGIALPNEPGFAVGSFYKNPNGPDVLLLPGPPWELEPMLLKYAVPLLQQQYHHEGTLLSRVLRFYGIGESRLVTKLATLIDQQTNPTMAPYAKAHEVTLRLTAHAVDEANATKLLDEMEAQVLAIVGEYFYAYGDDSSLVETVGKLLIDGGVTISAAESLTAGMFQSTLADVMGISAVFPGGFVTYAPTAKEQLVGVSPATVDQYGVVSEQTAKAMAAGTREKLDTDIAISFTGVASGELEGQPAGTVWIGLATRNRASEAYLYHFGSDRQRNRERAVMAGLDIVRRKLLQLPMVKNI, from the coding sequence ATGCAGGCTGAAATTATTGCAGTGGGCACAGAAATACTGTTGGGACAGATTACAGACACGAACAGTCCGCTAGTTGCGCGCGAACTAGTGGCATTGGATATTGATACGCATTTTCAAACGGTGGTCGGTGATAATGAGGAGCGGTTGCTGAGTGCCCTTGAAATTGCTAGTCAACGAGCTGATTTGATTATTACGATTGGTGGTTTAGGGCCAACCCCTGACGACTTATCTAAGCAAACAGTAGCCAAATTTGTCGACCAAAATTTAGCCGTTAATCAAGCAGCAATGGATAAAATCGAAGCATGGCACGCGGAAACTGGTCGTCCCATGGCTGAAAACAATCGCCTCCAAGCATTGTATTTGGCAGCCGGGATTGCACTTCCCAATGAACCCGGTTTTGCCGTGGGTAGTTTTTATAAAAATCCCAATGGTCCGGACGTGTTGCTGTTACCGGGGCCACCTTGGGAATTGGAACCAATGTTATTAAAATACGCAGTACCGTTGTTGCAACAACAATATCATCATGAAGGAACTTTGTTGTCGCGGGTTTTACGTTTTTACGGAATTGGTGAGTCACGGCTAGTAACCAAGTTAGCTACCTTAATTGATCAACAAACAAATCCAACGATGGCACCATATGCCAAAGCACATGAGGTGACATTGCGGTTAACGGCGCATGCCGTGGATGAGGCAAATGCAACTAAATTACTCGATGAGATGGAAGCTCAAGTGTTGGCAATTGTTGGTGAGTATTTCTACGCCTATGGTGATGATAGTTCGCTAGTCGAAACAGTGGGAAAGTTACTAATTGATGGTGGCGTAACCATCAGTGCAGCCGAAAGTTTAACGGCGGGGATGTTTCAAAGTACGTTAGCTGATGTAATGGGGATTTCAGCAGTCTTTCCAGGTGGTTTTGTCACGTATGCACCAACTGCAAAAGAACAACTTGTTGGGGTGTCACCGGCGACAGTGGATCAATACGGTGTCGTAAGCGAACAAACAGCTAAAGCAATGGCCGCTGGAACCCGCGAAAAGTTGGATACAGACATTGCAATCAGTTTCACCGGGGTCGCGTCAGGGGAACTTGAAGGGCAGCCAGCTGGAACAGTTTGGATTGGCTTGGCAACCCGCAATCGGGCATCAGAAGCGTATTTGTACCACTTTGGTAGTGATCGCCAGCGTAATCGTGAGCGCGCCGTGATGGCAGGTTTAGATATTGTTCGGCGAAAATTATTGCAGTTACCAATGGTAAAAAACATTTAA
- the recA gene encoding recombinase RecA, which produces MADERKAALDAALKKIEKSFGKGSIMRLGENAQTQVETVPTGSLKLDIALGVGGYPKGRIIEVYGPESSGKTTLALHAVAEIQKAGGTAAYIDAENAMDSKYAANLGVNIDELLLSQPDTGEQGLEIADALVSSGAIDILVVDSVAALVPRAEIEGEMGDAHVGLQARLMSQALRKLSGSISKTGTIAIFINQIREKVGVMFGNPETTPGGRALKFYATIRLEVRRSTQIKDGTDVIGNNTKIKVVKNKVAPPFKVVETDIMYGEGISQTGEMIDLAVDKDIVDKSGSWFAYNGERIGQGRENVKKYLDAEEHAAMREDIYARVRGAYGIGDVVEEVTDATAAVEEPASTDLFEEE; this is translated from the coding sequence TTGGCAGATGAACGTAAAGCAGCCCTTGATGCTGCACTTAAAAAAATTGAAAAAAGTTTTGGTAAAGGTTCAATTATGCGTCTGGGTGAAAATGCTCAAACCCAAGTTGAAACTGTGCCAACTGGATCATTAAAGCTTGATATTGCATTAGGTGTTGGTGGCTATCCTAAGGGTCGGATTATTGAAGTGTATGGTCCAGAATCTTCAGGTAAGACGACTTTGGCTTTGCACGCTGTAGCTGAAATTCAAAAAGCTGGTGGTACTGCAGCTTATATTGATGCTGAAAACGCCATGGACTCTAAGTATGCTGCTAATTTGGGTGTTAACATCGATGAATTATTGTTGTCACAACCGGATACTGGGGAACAAGGATTGGAAATTGCCGATGCCTTGGTTTCATCAGGAGCAATTGATATTTTAGTTGTCGATTCAGTAGCAGCTTTAGTACCCCGCGCTGAAATCGAAGGTGAAATGGGTGATGCTCACGTTGGTTTGCAAGCTCGTTTGATGTCACAAGCACTGCGTAAGCTTTCTGGTTCAATTAGCAAGACTGGAACGATTGCTATTTTCATCAACCAAATTCGTGAAAAAGTTGGGGTGATGTTTGGTAATCCAGAAACTACCCCTGGTGGTCGGGCATTGAAGTTCTATGCCACAATCCGTTTGGAAGTTCGTCGTTCTACTCAAATTAAAGACGGTACTGACGTTATTGGGAACAACACAAAAATTAAAGTCGTTAAGAACAAGGTAGCGCCTCCATTCAAGGTTGTTGAAACTGACATCATGTATGGTGAAGGTATTTCACAAACTGGTGAAATGATTGACTTGGCTGTTGATAAAGATATTGTTGATAAGTCTGGTTCATGGTTTGCATACAACGGTGAACGAATTGGTCAAGGGCGTGAAAACGTTAAGAAGTATCTTGATGCAGAAGAACATGCAGCAATGCGTGAAGACATTTATGCACGTGTCCGTGGTGCATATGGAATTGGTGACGTGGTTGAAGAAGTCACTGATGCCACTGCCGCTGTTGAAGAACCTGCGTCAACTGATTTGTTTGAAGAAGAATAA
- a CDS encoding bifunctional 5,10-methylenetetrahydrofolate dehydrogenase/5,10-methenyltetrahydrofolate cyclohydrolase: MTVKIDGKAIATKVKAEVAVEVEKLMDLGVTPGLAVVLVGEDPASQIYVRNKQRAAEKLGIDSQTINMPADTTEATLLAKIAELNADPAIDAILVQSPVPAQINESRIQEAILPSKDVDGFHAYNIGALFANKHQYYPVANTPRGIMTLLAEYDIDVAGKQALVIGRSILVGRPMMAMLNNANATVTLAHRFTQNLDDLLATADIVVVAVGIPNFVQPDNLKKGAVVIDVGINRMDDGSLVGDVAEDVHEQTSYITPVPGGVGPMTIATLMQTTVELAKSHMKIENEG, encoded by the coding sequence ATGACAGTTAAAATTGATGGAAAAGCAATTGCCACAAAAGTTAAAGCTGAGGTTGCAGTTGAAGTTGAAAAGTTGATGGATTTGGGTGTGACACCTGGGTTAGCAGTTGTGTTAGTGGGCGAAGATCCAGCTTCACAAATCTATGTTCGTAACAAGCAACGAGCTGCTGAAAAGTTAGGCATTGATTCGCAAACAATTAACATGCCAGCTGATACTACTGAAGCTACCTTGTTGGCAAAAATTGCCGAATTGAATGCTGATCCAGCGATTGATGCCATTTTGGTACAATCACCCGTGCCAGCGCAAATTAACGAAAGCCGGATTCAAGAAGCCATTTTACCAAGTAAAGACGTTGATGGATTCCACGCATATAACATCGGTGCGTTGTTTGCCAATAAACATCAATATTACCCTGTAGCTAACACTCCTCGTGGAATCATGACGTTATTAGCAGAATACGATATTGATGTTGCGGGTAAGCAAGCCTTAGTAATCGGACGTTCAATTTTGGTAGGCCGACCAATGATGGCGATGTTAAATAATGCAAACGCCACAGTTACTTTGGCACACCGGTTTACTCAAAATTTAGATGATCTGCTAGCGACGGCTGACATTGTCGTGGTTGCGGTTGGCATTCCTAATTTTGTACAACCAGATAATTTGAAAAAAGGTGCCGTGGTGATTGATGTGGGTATTAATCGTATGGATGATGGTAGCCTTGTTGGTGACGTGGCTGAAGATGTACACGAACAAACTAGTTACATTACCCCAGTGCCAGGTGGCGTTGGTCCAATGACGATTGCGACATTAATGCAAACGACAGTTGAATTGGCAAAGTCACACATGAAGATTGAAAACGAAGGCTAA